A portion of the Betta splendens chromosome 2, fBetSpl5.4, whole genome shotgun sequence genome contains these proteins:
- the LOC114850375 gene encoding deoxyribonuclease-2-alpha-like, with amino-acid sequence MWRLLLAVALLCPDSEGLLSCKNEAGAAVDWYILYKRPNSYDFYYIDPSMNNGFESGSKPINHQSGVLANTLDPIFAPTPTCGYAGYNDQPPVGYARTGCGHSKGIVMVDDDNVVWLLHSTPRFPFSKHSNNFFPTTGMAKAQTFICVTFPNGELKKIEQHLRLISANIFEYANEDKFSVDIVNFYNVWIPEDELNQKTQLYQDLKSDGNQLFKGFFKKISSGAADGDLYVAIANAVNSNVFAQTWGCQRGRCGSYCPLTGPKVFNSESITFSSTVEWKCGSDHSKWCVSENDWVCVGDSNRSETQFKRPGGALCLQHSVTKAAFRSVISGFEDC; translated from the exons ATGTGGAGGCTTCTCCTCGCCGTCGCTCTGCTCTGTCCAGACTCTGAAGGACTCCTCTCCTGTAAAAACGAGGCGGGTGCAGCAGTGGACTG GTACATTCTGTACAAGAGGCCAAACAGCTATGACTTTTATTACATTGATCCAAGCATGAACAATGGCTTTGAAAGTGGCTCCAAGCCCATCAACCACCAATCTGGTGTCCTAGCGAACACCCTGGACCCAATCTTTGCTCCG ACACCAACGTGTGGATACGCAGGTTATAACGATCAACCACCAGTCGGCTACGCAAGGACAGGATGTGGTCACAGCAAAG GGATCGTGATGGTAGATGACGATAACGTGGTCTGGCTCCTGCACAGCACACCCAGATTCCCCTTCTCAAAGCACAGCAATAACTTCTTTCCTACGACGGGAATGGCAAAAGCTCAGACATTCATCTGTGTAACGTTCCCCAATggagagttaaaaaaaatag AACAACACCTTCGGCTGATCAGTGCTAATATTTTTGAATATGCAAACGAAGACAAGTTTTCTGTGGACATCGTGAATTTTTATAACGTTTGGATCCCGGAAGACGAGCTCAACCAAAAAACACAACTGTACCAGGACTTGAAGTCAGACGGGAACCAACTGTTTAAAGGTTTTTTCAAGAAGATCTCGTCTGGTGCAGCAG ATGGGGATCTTTACGTCGCCATCGCAAACGCAGTCAACAGTAACGTGTTCGCGCAGACGTGGGGCTGCCAACGGGGCCGGTGTGGTTCCTACTGTCCACTCACTGGACCCAAGGTGTTCAACAGTGAATCCATCACGTTCTCCTCAACCGTGGAGTGGAAGTGTGGCTCAGATCACTCCAAGTGGTGCGTGTCTGAGAACGACTGGGTCTGCGTTGGCGATTCCAACAGATCAGAGACACAGTTCAAGCGGCCTGGAGGAGCTTTGTGCCTCCAACACAGCGTCACCAAAGCAGCCTTCAGGAGTGTGATATCTGGCTTTGAGGACTGTTGA
- the LOC114843877 gene encoding uncharacterized protein LOC114843877 has protein sequence MSSMDPLFKASNGTVDTLLFSYNIGSETGAACCVAADLRPVSALNVTHLLSSDVTNVTAEPGRDATLPCTGSVHTDILTVEWRRAEEIVCVNTRPESSAQCENEALPSLQNRVQLSSGSKERDVSLVLNNVTNEDDGTYECYVQHTIVGGNHRERPDEMTLLCTVHLQVEPALPCTGSVHTDILTVEWRRAEEIVCVNTRPESSAQCENEALPSFQNRVQLSSGSKERDVSLVLNNVTNEDDGTYKCYVQHNNVGGNHRERPDEMTLLCTVHLQVEPGGSEPGGQETAQI, from the exons ATGTCCTCGATGGATCCTCTGTTCAAAGCCTCCAATGGGACCGTGGACACTCTTCTGTTTTCATACAACATTGGATCTGAAACTGGTGCTGCatgttgtgttgcagctgatctgagaccagtgtCCGCTCTGAATGTGACACATTTGTTGTCTTCAGATGTGACCAACGTCACTGCAGAACCCGGACGGGATGCGACGCTGCCGTGTACCGGTTCTGTCCACACTGACATCCTGACAGTGGAGTGGAGACGAGCGGAGGAGATCGTGTGCGTCAACACTCGACCCGAGAGCAGCGCCCAGTGTGAAAATGAAGCCCTGCCATCGTTGCAGAACCGGGTCCAGCTGAGCAGCGGTTCCAAGGAGAGAGACGTGTCTTTGGTTCTGAACAACGTGACGAATGAAGATGACGGAACATACGAGTGTTATGTTCAACACACgattgtgggaggaaaccacagAGAGAGGCCTGATGAAATGACTCTGCTCTGCACCGTCCACCTGCAGGTAGAACCag CGCTGCCGTGTACCGGTTCTGTCCACACTGACATCCTGACTGTGGAGTGGAGACGAGCGGAGGAGATCGTGTGCGTCAACACTCGACCCGAGAGCAGCGCCCAGTGTGAAAATGAAGCCCTGCCATCGTTTCAGAACAGGGTCCAGCTGAGCAGCGGTTCCAAGGAGAGAGACGTGTCTTTGGTTCTGAACAACGTGACGAATGAAGATGACGGAACATACAAGTGTTATGTTCAACACAAcaatgtgggaggaaaccacagAGAGAGGCCTGATGAAATGACTCTGCTCTGCACCGTCCACCTGCAGGTAGAACCaggtgggtcagaaccaggtggGCAAGAAACAG CTCAGATCTGA